The following are from one region of the Amycolatopsis sp. QT-25 genome:
- a CDS encoding AfsR/SARP family transcriptional regulator, which translates to MHAMTIGASDTARVLGPLELHIGGADRAPSTPKLLQLLAMLLIRPGKTVHVDSLVHELWNDAPPRSVRRTLHTYVHHLRRHLDPDGTGGLLITSSPGYRLDLDAGVVDVSEFHRLHRLGRDLLDEGDNAAAAHAFRTALDLWSGPPLANIHCGPTLAAYTVYLLEHRRNARDLWIEAEIRTGNHREMLGVLRSLTTADPFDETLHAQLIRALGLSGRRSDALATFEWLRTRLEDELGVKPCAELRELHRELLSEGHPVR; encoded by the coding sequence ATGCACGCGATGACCATCGGAGCGAGTGACACGGCCAGGGTCCTGGGGCCGCTCGAGCTGCACATCGGCGGGGCCGATCGCGCGCCGAGCACGCCGAAACTCCTGCAACTGCTGGCGATGCTGCTCATCCGTCCCGGCAAGACGGTCCACGTCGACTCGCTGGTCCACGAACTGTGGAACGACGCGCCGCCGCGCAGTGTCCGCCGGACCCTGCACACCTACGTCCATCACCTCCGCCGTCATCTCGACCCGGACGGCACCGGCGGCCTGCTGATCACCAGCTCGCCGGGGTACCGGCTCGACCTCGACGCGGGCGTGGTCGACGTGTCGGAGTTCCACCGGCTGCACCGCCTCGGCCGCGACCTGCTGGACGAAGGCGACAACGCGGCGGCCGCGCACGCGTTCCGTACCGCGCTGGACCTGTGGTCCGGTCCCCCGCTGGCGAACATCCACTGTGGACCGACCTTGGCCGCCTACACCGTCTACCTCCTGGAGCATCGGCGCAACGCCCGCGACCTGTGGATCGAGGCGGAGATCCGCACCGGGAACCACCGGGAGATGCTCGGCGTGCTGCGATCGCTGACCACCGCCGACCCGTTCGACGAAACCCTGCACGCCCAGCTGATCCGGGCGCTGGGGCTCAGCGGGCGGCGCAGCGACGCGCTCGCGACGTTCGAGTGGCTGCGGACCCGGCTCGAGGACGAACTGGGGGTGAAACCCTGCGCCGAACTGCGGGAGCTGCACCGCGAACTGCTTTCCGAGGGACATCCCGTCCGCTGA
- a CDS encoding response regulator transcription factor — MIRVLLAEDMHMVRGALVALLNLEQDIEVVAEVCSGDKILPMAAEYLPDVAIIDIDLPAKDGLAAATELYQQLPGVRTLILTSLGRPGTVRRALDAKVNGFLLKDAPADKLANAVRSVAIGRRVIDSELALSAWETEDCPLTPREVEILRLAANGRTVADIAAELFLSPGTVRNYLATVVTKLNARNRVDAIRIATDSDWL; from the coding sequence GTGATCCGAGTCCTGTTGGCCGAGGACATGCACATGGTCCGCGGCGCCTTGGTCGCTCTGCTGAACCTCGAACAGGACATCGAGGTCGTCGCGGAGGTCTGCTCGGGCGACAAGATCCTCCCGATGGCCGCGGAGTATCTGCCGGACGTCGCGATCATCGACATCGACCTGCCCGCCAAGGACGGGCTGGCCGCCGCCACCGAGCTCTATCAGCAACTTCCGGGCGTCCGCACGCTGATCCTCACCTCGCTCGGCCGCCCGGGCACCGTGCGCCGTGCGCTCGACGCGAAGGTGAACGGTTTCCTGCTCAAGGACGCGCCGGCCGACAAGCTCGCCAACGCCGTCCGCTCGGTCGCCATCGGCCGCCGCGTCATCGACAGTGAGCTCGCGTTGTCCGCGTGGGAGACGGAGGATTGCCCGCTGACACCGCGGGAGGTCGAGATCCTCCGCCTCGCCGCGAACGGGCGCACGGTCGCCGACATCGCGGCGGAGCTGTTCCTGTCACCGGGGACCGTGCGGAACTATCTCGCCACGGTGGTCACGAAACTCAACGCCCGGAACCGGGTGGACGCCATCCGCATCGCCACCGATTCCGACTGGCTCTGA
- a CDS encoding DUF1702 family protein, which produces MSSLLGALRKVMFAPSLASVGFEGRGFGVPPTPATARLESIPQSVVCGFEWGIDAPALWEAERRLDMVEPEMRGFAYEGAAMAFTILDVMPGGRTDRTAELMSGPGRPHVFLTYIGIGFAMARLPRPLWKKVLPDLDGVPFHPTMSWLAVDGYAFDRAYFDTRKWVGEQFVPKPYPWAGAPGYFPRACDQGMGRALWFVNGGDPVKVAAAVDRFPAGRRPDLWSGVGLAATFAGGCDRPGLMRLRESAGEHQDELGLGVVFAVKARTFSSFVPPHTRRAARELAGLSIEEAVDLADSTEVTEDAADGTPAYELWRQNIRDGLASAAGRLSA; this is translated from the coding sequence ATGAGCTCATTGCTGGGTGCCCTGCGCAAGGTCATGTTCGCGCCTTCACTGGCTTCGGTCGGCTTCGAGGGGCGCGGCTTCGGAGTGCCGCCGACGCCGGCGACCGCCCGTCTGGAGTCGATCCCGCAGTCGGTGGTGTGCGGCTTCGAGTGGGGGATCGACGCGCCGGCGCTGTGGGAGGCCGAGCGGCGGCTGGACATGGTCGAGCCGGAGATGCGCGGGTTCGCCTACGAAGGCGCGGCGATGGCGTTCACCATCCTCGACGTCATGCCCGGCGGCCGGACGGATCGCACGGCCGAACTGATGAGCGGCCCCGGCCGCCCGCACGTGTTCCTGACCTACATCGGCATCGGGTTCGCGATGGCCCGGCTGCCCCGCCCGCTGTGGAAGAAGGTGCTGCCGGACCTGGACGGCGTCCCGTTCCATCCGACGATGAGCTGGCTGGCCGTCGACGGCTACGCCTTCGACCGCGCCTACTTCGACACGCGCAAATGGGTCGGCGAGCAGTTCGTCCCCAAGCCGTACCCGTGGGCGGGTGCCCCCGGGTACTTCCCGCGCGCTTGCGACCAAGGCATGGGGCGGGCGCTGTGGTTCGTCAACGGCGGCGACCCGGTGAAGGTCGCCGCGGCGGTGGACCGCTTCCCCGCCGGACGCCGCCCGGACCTGTGGAGCGGCGTCGGGCTGGCCGCGACCTTCGCGGGCGGCTGCGACCGGCCGGGGTTGATGAGGCTGCGCGAGTCGGCGGGGGAGCACCAGGACGAACTCGGCCTCGGTGTCGTGTTCGCGGTGAAGGCGAGGACGTTCTCGTCGTTCGTCCCGCCGCACACCCGCCGCGCCGCGCGGGAGCTGGCCGGGCTGAGCATCGAGGAGGCCGTCGACCTGGCCGACTCGACCGAGGTCACCGAGGACGCCGCGGACGGGACGCCCGCCTATGAGCTGTGGCGGCAGAACATCCGGGACGGCCTGGCGTCCGCGGCGGGCCGCCTGTCCGCCTGA
- a CDS encoding helix-turn-helix transcriptional regulator — protein MNEKLGEELTIDDIARAATFSKFHFTRVFQQATGVSPGRFLSALRLDEAKSLLLTTSITVADISRQVGYNSVGTFSTRFSSRVGLSPSAYRRQGGFQRHLAGDPRPGARRAVVRGFVSAPPEISPGLVFVGLFPTRIPEGAPVRHTVIDVPGPYQLTDVPEGTWHLVAHCVTGPPMRRGTGYTGHHGPITVEPGVSARLADLRMRPKRLFDPPVLLALPDLRARPEPVKRAA, from the coding sequence ATGAACGAGAAACTGGGCGAAGAGCTCACTATCGATGACATCGCCCGTGCGGCGACGTTCAGCAAATTCCATTTCACCAGGGTGTTCCAGCAGGCCACCGGCGTCTCGCCCGGCCGGTTCCTGTCCGCACTGCGGCTCGACGAGGCCAAAAGCCTGCTGTTGACGACTTCGATCACGGTCGCCGACATCAGCCGCCAGGTGGGCTACAACAGTGTCGGCACCTTCAGCACGCGGTTCAGCAGCCGGGTCGGCCTCTCCCCGTCGGCGTACCGGCGGCAGGGCGGGTTCCAGCGCCACCTCGCGGGTGATCCCCGTCCGGGTGCGAGGCGGGCTGTCGTCCGGGGTTTCGTGTCGGCGCCGCCGGAGATCTCGCCCGGACTCGTCTTCGTCGGACTCTTCCCGACGCGTATCCCCGAGGGCGCGCCCGTGCGTCACACGGTCATCGACGTCCCCGGCCCCTATCAGCTGACCGATGTCCCGGAAGGCACCTGGCACCTCGTCGCGCACTGCGTGACCGGCCCGCCCATGCGCCGCGGCACCGGCTACACCGGGCATCACGGCCCGATCACGGTCGAACCGGGCGTCTCCGCGCGGCTGGCGGACCTGCGGATGCGCCCCAAGCGCCTGTTCGACCCGCCGGTCCTGCTCGCGCTGCCCGATCTGCGGGCCCGGCCGGAGCCGGTCAAGCGCGCGGCCTGA
- a CDS encoding response regulator transcription factor, with translation MIKVLVAEDMHIVRGALVALLGLEPDIEVVAECASGDEILPLARSASPDIALIDIDLPGKDGLTAAAELHEQLPGVRTLILTSLGSPGTLRRALAAKVNGFLRKDAPADRLANAVRGVAAGRRVVDGDLALAAWDSEECPLTAREIEVLRLASVGSDPTEIASELFLSAGTVRNYLTTIVSKLSARNRVDAVRIAKESGWL, from the coding sequence ATGATCAAGGTCCTGGTGGCCGAGGACATGCACATTGTCCGTGGAGCCCTGGTCGCGCTGCTCGGCTTGGAACCCGACATCGAGGTGGTCGCCGAATGCGCCAGCGGTGACGAGATCCTCCCGCTCGCGCGGTCCGCGAGTCCCGACATCGCGCTCATCGACATCGACCTGCCGGGCAAGGACGGGCTCACCGCAGCCGCCGAACTGCACGAACAACTGCCCGGCGTGCGCACGCTGATCCTCACCTCACTCGGCAGCCCAGGAACCCTTCGGCGGGCGCTGGCCGCGAAGGTCAACGGTTTCCTCCGCAAGGACGCGCCCGCGGACAGGCTCGCCAACGCGGTCCGGGGCGTCGCCGCCGGGCGGCGTGTCGTCGACGGCGATCTGGCGCTTGCCGCCTGGGACAGCGAGGAATGCCCGCTCACCGCCCGCGAGATCGAGGTGCTGCGGCTGGCGTCGGTCGGTTCCGACCCGACCGAGATCGCGTCCGAGCTGTTCCTGTCCGCCGGTACCGTGCGGAACTACTTGACGACCATCGTGTCGAAGCTCAGCGCCCGCAACCGGGTCGACGCGGTGCGGATCGCCAAGGAATCCGGCTGGCTGTGA
- a CDS encoding HNH endonuclease signature motif containing protein, with protein sequence MTDREAGVRADRVLALHAGPAIGGDPGPPLAPLTAQAAAEGVIGGAQIDAIIRTLARIPSTVPEEDIRAGEKILVDLARHAGPRQIAHAGRRLLDKLDPDGQEPRSEDPRDVRPEMRFVQHRDGTLGLKATLDLETYARLKSDLDPMAKPHKAVDGVRDSRTQDERYGDAFTDYVRLKTTSRNLPGQADEATHILVTMSYDDLSRDIGDACLDLVGPISATDARILACDARVRPGVLGTGGEPLDIGRSKRTVSLAQKYALTLRDGGCAFPGCDMPVPRCAAHHIVFWQHHGETKIDNLVLLCTKHHRLIHHSEWKARITHDGLPEFTAPAYLDPTTTPRRNTMHLRV encoded by the coding sequence GTGACGGACAGGGAGGCCGGTGTCCGCGCTGATCGTGTCCTGGCCCTGCATGCGGGTCCGGCTATCGGGGGAGATCCCGGGCCGCCGCTGGCGCCGTTGACCGCTCAGGCGGCGGCGGAGGGTGTGATCGGGGGTGCGCAGATCGATGCGATCATCCGCACCCTCGCTCGCATCCCCTCCACCGTCCCGGAAGAAGACATCCGGGCCGGGGAGAAGATCCTCGTCGACCTCGCCCGGCACGCCGGACCGCGGCAGATCGCCCACGCGGGGCGTCGTTTGCTGGACAAACTGGATCCGGATGGGCAGGAACCTCGTAGCGAGGATCCGAGGGATGTCCGGCCGGAGATGCGGTTCGTCCAGCACCGTGACGGCACCCTCGGCTTGAAGGCCACCCTGGATCTCGAAACGTATGCCCGCTTGAAGTCCGATCTGGATCCGATGGCCAAACCGCACAAGGCCGTCGACGGGGTGCGGGACTCCCGCACCCAGGACGAACGCTACGGGGACGCCTTCACCGACTACGTGCGGTTGAAGACCACCAGCCGCAACCTCCCCGGACAAGCGGACGAAGCCACACACATCCTGGTGACCATGTCCTACGACGACCTGAGCCGGGATATCGGCGACGCCTGCCTGGACCTCGTCGGCCCGATCAGCGCCACCGACGCCCGCATCCTCGCCTGCGACGCCCGTGTCCGACCCGGCGTGCTCGGAACTGGCGGGGAACCTCTCGACATCGGCCGATCCAAACGGACCGTGTCCCTGGCCCAGAAGTACGCGTTGACCCTCCGCGACGGTGGTTGTGCGTTCCCGGGTTGTGACATGCCCGTGCCCCGCTGTGCGGCACACCACATCGTCTTCTGGCAACACCACGGCGAAACGAAAATCGACAACCTCGTGCTGTTATGCACCAAACACCACCGGCTCATCCACCACAGCGAATGGAAAGCCCGGATCACCCACGACGGCTTGCCTGAGTTCACCGCCCCCGCCTACCTCGACCCCACCACAACACCCAGACGAAACACCATGCACCTCAGGGTATAG
- a CDS encoding DUF4097 family beta strand repeat-containing protein: MSVFPTPAPITATLTTAGARVRVTASERSDTVVLVEPIDAASKSDVQVAENTKVGFDGGTLSIETKKAGGKNGSVAITIEVPTDSRLALDTAWSDVTAEGRFGECALEVSSGRIQVDHVTSVRGNLAAGEIAIGYVAGTVNVDGGSAGMRIGEVEGTVRYEGATGKVRIGHARSDVVLSGSSGSFDIDRADGDVAAQAANCPIRVGLLSRGEAELVNASGGIEVGIDGDTASVDAKSTKGSVRNSFTTDGGRGGVKVYARTRLDDIVIRRVA, encoded by the coding sequence ATGTCTGTCTTCCCCACGCCGGCCCCGATCACCGCCACCCTGACCACCGCGGGCGCCCGGGTCCGAGTCACCGCGAGCGAACGCTCGGACACGGTCGTGCTCGTCGAGCCGATCGACGCCGCGAGCAAGTCGGATGTGCAGGTCGCCGAAAACACCAAGGTCGGCTTCGACGGCGGCACACTGTCGATCGAGACGAAGAAAGCGGGCGGCAAGAACGGTTCGGTCGCCATCACCATCGAGGTGCCCACCGATTCGCGACTGGCGCTCGACACGGCTTGGTCGGACGTGACCGCCGAAGGCCGGTTCGGCGAGTGCGCGCTGGAAGTGTCGTCAGGCCGGATCCAGGTCGACCACGTCACGTCGGTGCGCGGAAACCTGGCTGCGGGCGAGATCGCGATCGGGTACGTCGCCGGGACCGTGAACGTCGACGGCGGCTCGGCCGGAATGCGGATCGGCGAGGTCGAGGGCACCGTCCGATACGAGGGCGCGACCGGAAAGGTCCGGATCGGGCATGCCCGGTCCGACGTCGTCCTCTCCGGTTCGAGCGGAAGTTTCGACATCGACCGCGCCGACGGCGACGTCGCCGCCCAGGCCGCCAACTGCCCGATCCGCGTCGGCCTGCTGTCGCGCGGCGAGGCCGAACTGGTGAACGCCTCGGGTGGTATCGAAGTCGGGATCGATGGGGACACCGCTTCGGTGGATGCCAAGAGCACCAAAGGATCCGTGCGCAATTCCTTCACCACGGATGGCGGCCGGGGCGGGGTCAAGGTCTACGCCCGGACTCGGCTCGACGACATCGTGATCCGCCGCGTGGCTTGA
- the ligD gene encoding non-homologous end-joining DNA ligase, whose amino-acid sequence MPTVPDAIAPMLATDGDLPTGGWGYEYKWDGYRCCLRVARDGETRLTSRRGLDTTATYPDVTGEALDGHEVVLDGEIVVLDDNGRPSFPLLQTRHLRTPDASLLERSPVHFFAFDVLFLDGDLLLDEPYAARRELLTSLGGGGRIVIPPGYTDDDISPDRLLEVVREHGLEGLIAKKLDSGYYPGKRTRQWIKRALWHTQEVVIGGWRVGEGRRSKTLGALLLGAHDESGDLRYVGDVGTGFSDKTLEDLHDRLAPLARKTSPFASAVPRDRARRARWVEPALVGEVVHRNWTQDGRLRHATWRGLRGDKTPEDVVLPS is encoded by the coding sequence ATGCCCACCGTGCCGGACGCGATCGCCCCGATGCTGGCGACCGACGGCGACCTGCCCACCGGCGGGTGGGGGTACGAATACAAATGGGACGGCTACCGCTGCTGCCTGCGGGTCGCCCGCGACGGCGAGACGCGCTTGACCAGCCGACGCGGCCTCGACACCACGGCGACGTACCCGGACGTGACGGGCGAAGCGCTCGATGGCCACGAAGTCGTCCTCGACGGTGAGATCGTCGTCCTCGACGACAACGGGCGGCCGAGCTTCCCGCTGCTGCAAACCCGGCATCTGCGCACGCCGGACGCGTCTCTGCTGGAGCGCAGCCCGGTCCACTTCTTCGCCTTCGACGTGCTGTTCCTCGACGGCGATCTCCTGCTCGACGAGCCCTACGCCGCCCGCCGCGAGCTGCTGACGTCGCTGGGCGGCGGTGGCCGCATCGTCATCCCGCCGGGGTACACCGACGACGACATCTCCCCCGACCGGCTGCTCGAGGTCGTGCGGGAACACGGGCTCGAAGGGCTGATCGCGAAGAAGCTCGACAGCGGGTACTACCCCGGTAAGCGGACGCGGCAGTGGATCAAACGGGCGCTGTGGCACACCCAGGAGGTCGTCATCGGCGGCTGGCGCGTCGGCGAAGGGCGGCGTTCGAAGACCCTTGGCGCGCTGTTGCTGGGCGCGCACGACGAGTCCGGTGACCTGCGGTACGTCGGCGATGTGGGCACCGGGTTCAGCGACAAGACCCTCGAAGACCTGCATGACAGGCTCGCCCCACTGGCACGGAAGACGTCTCCCTTCGCCTCGGCAGTCCCCCGTGACCGGGCGCGGCGGGCGCGGTGGGTGGAGCCGGCACTCGTCGGGGAGGTCGTGCACCGGAACTGGACCCAGGACGGCCGCCTGCGGCACGCGACGTGGCGGGGGCTGCGCGGGGACAAGACACCCGAGGACGTCGTACTGCCGTCGTAG
- the ligD gene encoding non-homologous end-joining DNA ligase produces the protein MPEARITVEVEGRRLGLSNLDKVLYPAHGFTKREVLDYYRRIAPVMLPHLRDRAATFRRFPDGVDGEPFYEKNVSRHAPEWVRTARLTNRGRRGGEETLDYPVVGDLPTLMWAANLAALELHVPQWMVGPRGARKSPDLLVFDLDPGLPADVVDCCRVAETLSDLLTGDGLTVYAKTSGNKGMQLYCPVRTRSDERTSSYAKAVAEELARRSPETVVARMTKAIRPGRVFIDWSQNNTAKTTIAPYSLRGRAIPTVSTPVTWEEVESCRKAADLLFTAEQVIERVEEMGDLFGDIAEHRTPVPVR, from the coding sequence GTGCCTGAAGCGCGGATAACGGTCGAGGTCGAGGGGCGGCGGCTGGGGCTGTCCAATTTGGACAAGGTGCTCTACCCTGCGCACGGTTTCACCAAACGGGAGGTCCTCGACTACTACCGCCGGATAGCCCCCGTCATGCTCCCGCATCTGCGCGACCGCGCCGCCACGTTCCGCCGCTTTCCCGACGGTGTCGACGGGGAACCGTTCTACGAGAAGAACGTTTCCCGGCACGCGCCCGAGTGGGTGCGCACGGCGCGGCTCACCAACCGGGGCCGTCGCGGCGGGGAGGAGACGCTAGACTATCCGGTCGTCGGCGACCTGCCGACGCTGATGTGGGCCGCCAATCTCGCCGCACTGGAGCTGCACGTTCCACAGTGGATGGTCGGCCCGCGAGGCGCGCGGAAGTCACCCGACCTGCTGGTGTTCGACCTCGATCCCGGCCTGCCCGCCGACGTCGTCGACTGCTGCCGGGTGGCCGAGACGCTCAGCGACCTGCTCACCGGAGACGGGCTGACCGTGTACGCGAAAACCAGCGGCAACAAGGGAATGCAGTTGTACTGCCCGGTGCGCACCCGCTCGGACGAACGCACCTCCTCCTACGCCAAGGCGGTCGCGGAGGAGCTCGCGCGCCGGTCACCGGAAACCGTGGTCGCGCGGATGACGAAGGCGATCCGCCCCGGCCGCGTGTTCATCGACTGGAGTCAGAACAACACCGCCAAGACCACCATCGCGCCGTACTCGCTGCGCGGCCGCGCCATCCCGACCGTCTCCACGCCCGTGACCTGGGAGGAGGTCGAATCCTGCCGGAAGGCCGCGGACCTGCTGTTCACCGCCGAGCAGGTGATCGAACGGGTCGAGGAGATGGGTGACCTGTTCGGTGACATCGCCGAGCATCGCACCCCCGTCCCCGTTCGGTGA
- a CDS encoding MarR family winged helix-turn-helix transcriptional regulator, translating into MWLLTGYHTLAETENAVRAKLGGIPLSWERMEAVANLHRAATAVRLHFENSVLRHAGLTWTAFVVLWVVWIFGEKETRHVAAESGITKGTLTGVMKTLEAHGLVTRRKHPVDGRLVLLALTAEGERLTRELFPEFNREEAFVTGRLSPAECTELAGSLREIVRQLEEKGEQRRQAAARGH; encoded by the coding sequence ATGTGGCTGTTGACCGGGTATCACACGCTGGCCGAGACCGAGAACGCCGTGCGAGCCAAACTGGGCGGGATCCCGCTGTCCTGGGAGCGGATGGAGGCGGTCGCCAACCTCCACCGCGCCGCGACGGCGGTGCGGCTGCACTTCGAAAACTCGGTCCTGCGCCACGCGGGCCTCACCTGGACCGCGTTCGTGGTGCTGTGGGTGGTGTGGATCTTCGGCGAGAAGGAGACCAGGCACGTCGCCGCCGAGTCCGGGATCACCAAGGGGACGCTCACCGGCGTGATGAAGACCCTGGAGGCCCACGGCCTGGTCACCCGGCGCAAACATCCGGTCGACGGACGGTTGGTGCTGCTCGCGCTGACGGCCGAGGGGGAGCGGCTGACGCGGGAGCTCTTCCCGGAGTTCAACCGGGAGGAAGCGTTCGTCACCGGTCGGCTCAGCCCCGCGGAGTGCACCGAGCTGGCCGGTTCGCTGCGCGAGATCGTCCGGCAGCTGGAGGAAAAGGGCGAGCAGCGGCGTCAGGCGGCGGCCCGGGGGCACTGA
- a CDS encoding aminotransferase class V-fold PLP-dependent enzyme — protein sequence MDFRYWLGQALTSNEAWGETFTPFRPHPSLEISDGRFEAAFEELTERLKDNYPFFHPSYAGQMLKPPHPAAVVGYLTTMLVNPNNHALDGGPATAEMEREVVGQLATMFGYTEHLGHLTTSGTVANLEALFVARETHPDKGIAFSAEAHYTHGRMCRVLGVEGHTVPVDARGAMDLDALEELLRTGKIGTVVLTAGTTALGTVEPVHEAPALRERYGVRVHVDAAYGGFFRLLSGLDGPEGLPEAPWRAIAEADSIVIDPHKHGLQPYGCGAVLFKDPKAGRFYLHDSPYTYFTSEDLHLGEISLECSRAGAAAAALWLTFRVLPPTSDGLGRVLAAGRRAALRWAKLLEDSERFDLYQPPELDIVSYFPRTEPFSLSKIDQESARILRNGMAAAREPVFLSTLRVSEPQFGLRHTGVDADADGARILRSVLMKPESEDHVDRLHERLEELSRG from the coding sequence ATGGACTTCCGGTACTGGCTCGGTCAGGCGTTGACGTCGAACGAGGCATGGGGGGAGACGTTCACCCCCTTCCGGCCGCATCCGTCGCTGGAGATCTCCGACGGACGGTTCGAGGCCGCGTTCGAAGAGCTCACCGAGCGGTTGAAGGACAATTACCCGTTCTTCCACCCGTCCTACGCCGGTCAGATGCTCAAACCGCCGCATCCGGCCGCGGTGGTCGGCTACCTGACCACGATGCTGGTCAACCCCAACAACCACGCACTCGACGGCGGACCCGCGACGGCGGAGATGGAACGCGAGGTCGTCGGGCAGCTGGCCACGATGTTCGGCTACACCGAGCACCTCGGGCATCTGACCACCAGCGGTACGGTGGCGAACCTGGAGGCGCTGTTCGTCGCGCGGGAAACGCATCCGGACAAGGGGATCGCCTTCAGCGCCGAGGCGCATTACACGCACGGCCGGATGTGCCGCGTACTCGGCGTCGAAGGGCATACGGTGCCCGTCGACGCCCGGGGAGCGATGGATCTCGACGCGCTCGAAGAGCTGTTGCGCACCGGGAAGATCGGCACCGTGGTGCTCACCGCCGGCACGACCGCGCTCGGCACGGTGGAACCGGTCCACGAAGCGCCGGCGCTGCGCGAACGGTACGGCGTCCGGGTGCACGTCGACGCCGCCTACGGTGGGTTCTTCCGGCTTCTGTCCGGTTTGGACGGTCCGGAAGGGTTGCCCGAAGCCCCTTGGCGCGCCATCGCCGAGGCCGATTCGATCGTCATCGACCCGCACAAACACGGCCTTCAGCCCTACGGCTGCGGCGCGGTGCTGTTCAAGGACCCCAAGGCGGGCCGGTTCTACCTGCACGATTCGCCGTACACCTACTTCACCTCGGAAGACCTGCACCTCGGCGAGATCAGTCTCGAATGCTCCCGCGCGGGTGCCGCGGCCGCCGCGTTGTGGCTCACCTTCCGGGTGCTGCCGCCCACTTCCGACGGCCTTGGCCGGGTGCTCGCGGCCGGGCGCCGGGCGGCGTTGCGGTGGGCGAAACTGCTGGAGGACTCCGAGCGGTTCGACCTGTACCAGCCACCGGAACTCGACATCGTCAGCTATTTTCCGCGCACGGAGCCGTTCTCGCTGTCGAAGATCGACCAGGAGAGCGCGCGGATCCTGCGCAACGGCATGGCCGCGGCGAGGGAACCGGTGTTCCTCAGCACCCTCCGGGTGAGCGAGCCGCAGTTCGGTCTGCGTCACACCGGGGTCGACGCGGACGCGGACGGCGCGAGGATCCTGCGTAGCGTGCTGATGAAGCCCGAAAGCGAGGACCACGTCGACCGGCTCCACGAGCGGCTGGAAGAGTTGTCCCGCGGTTGA